In Microbacterium pumilum, the following proteins share a genomic window:
- a CDS encoding DUF1156 domain-containing protein, translating to MAPARKLIEVSLPLEAINRESAREKSIRHGHPSTLHLWWARRPLAAARAVLFAQLVDDPSSHPDRFPTEAEQVAERERLHDIIRRLVVWENVRDGRLLDEARKEILASTNGNPPAILDPFAGGGTIPLEAQRLGLEAHASDLNPVAVLINKALIEFPPKFRDRKPVFPGLAGSQVTPWTGASGLAADVRAYGQWMRDEAEKHIGHLYPKATLPDGSDATVIAWIWARTVTCPNPACGIEMPLVRSWWLGKKKNKEAYVVPTILADDSHPSGKRVDFTIGHGAESAPTAETDGTVGRTGATCISCSSGVDLKYVRAEAKADRMGATLMAVVAEGSRSRHYVAPTGEHVAAAQQALPHDAPDQSIPAQAPSFRVQAYGMTKWADLFTNRQLVALTTFSDLAAEARERVLADALAAGHPEGTRLDDGGSDAAAYADAVATYLAFGISKATDYHNALCGWRSDVKNEGIGHLFARQAIPMVWDYCEANPLSASSGNMLDQYTWIGKVLDLLPAATKAVSSQADASVRSFASAVVSTDPPYYDNIGYSDLSDFFYIWLRRSLRGILPSLFGTVLVPKAEELVANPYRHNGKNGAKEFFEDGFRDVFKRARESASEEYPITVYYAFKQSDTDDDGQASSGWETLLDGMVRNGWMITSTWPMRSELSNRMIASGTNALASSIVLSLRPRPEDAPITDRRGYIAALKRELGDALRDLQSGGIAPVDLRQATIGPGMTVFSRYTQVVEADGSPMTVRSALARINEILDEVLDEQEGDFDPTTRFAIAWYRLNSYRSGPFGDADDIARGRNTAVATMQRHGILSSRAGRVQLYKPANLDAKYDVLADESTSTWEALHHAVRLLESGGIISAGVFLRSASQRADGAVDLDLVKDLAYLLFEVAEKNGWTKDAISFNALATSWPELMGAARAATGEAFVTSTLDFGEDA from the coding sequence ATGGCGCCTGCACGCAAGTTGATCGAAGTCTCGCTCCCGTTGGAGGCGATCAACCGCGAGTCCGCCCGTGAGAAGTCGATCCGCCACGGGCACCCCTCTACGCTCCACCTGTGGTGGGCGAGACGCCCTCTAGCGGCCGCTCGGGCGGTGCTCTTCGCGCAGCTCGTTGACGACCCGTCGTCCCACCCCGACCGCTTCCCGACCGAGGCCGAGCAGGTCGCCGAGCGCGAGAGGCTGCACGACATCATCCGTCGCCTGGTGGTATGGGAGAACGTGCGCGACGGGCGGCTGCTCGACGAGGCGCGGAAAGAGATCCTGGCTTCGACAAACGGCAACCCCCCGGCGATCCTCGATCCGTTCGCGGGCGGCGGCACCATTCCGCTCGAGGCGCAGCGGCTGGGGCTCGAGGCGCACGCGTCTGACCTGAACCCCGTCGCGGTGCTCATCAACAAGGCGCTCATAGAATTTCCGCCGAAGTTTCGCGATCGCAAACCCGTGTTCCCCGGACTCGCCGGGTCGCAGGTAACGCCCTGGACGGGCGCGTCGGGCCTCGCGGCCGACGTGCGTGCCTACGGGCAGTGGATGCGCGACGAAGCCGAGAAGCACATCGGACACCTCTACCCCAAGGCGACGCTGCCCGACGGGTCGGACGCGACCGTCATCGCGTGGATCTGGGCCCGCACAGTCACCTGTCCCAACCCCGCATGTGGCATCGAGATGCCCCTCGTGCGCTCGTGGTGGCTAGGTAAGAAGAAGAACAAAGAGGCCTACGTCGTTCCGACGATCTTGGCGGACGACTCGCACCCGAGCGGCAAGCGGGTTGATTTTACGATCGGGCACGGGGCGGAGAGCGCGCCCACCGCAGAGACCGATGGCACTGTGGGCCGCACAGGCGCGACCTGCATCTCGTGCTCTAGCGGAGTCGACCTCAAGTATGTTCGGGCAGAAGCGAAGGCCGATCGGATGGGTGCGACGCTGATGGCGGTCGTTGCGGAGGGCTCGCGTTCCCGTCATTACGTCGCTCCCACTGGAGAACATGTTGCGGCGGCACAACAGGCGTTGCCTCATGATGCGCCTGACCAATCGATCCCCGCTCAGGCGCCCAGTTTTCGCGTTCAGGCTTATGGAATGACGAAGTGGGCGGACCTGTTCACGAACCGGCAGCTCGTGGCGCTCACGACGTTCAGTGACCTCGCGGCGGAGGCGCGCGAACGCGTGCTCGCCGACGCGCTCGCTGCCGGACATCCCGAGGGCACCCGACTCGATGACGGGGGATCGGATGCCGCCGCCTACGCCGATGCTGTTGCCACCTACCTCGCATTTGGCATCTCCAAGGCAACCGACTATCACAACGCACTTTGTGGTTGGCGCTCCGACGTCAAGAACGAAGGAATCGGGCACCTCTTTGCGCGCCAGGCGATCCCGATGGTTTGGGACTACTGCGAGGCCAACCCGCTCTCCGCTTCGTCGGGCAACATGCTTGACCAGTACACATGGATCGGAAAGGTTCTGGATCTCTTGCCGGCAGCGACCAAGGCGGTCTCCAGCCAGGCTGACGCCTCAGTGAGATCGTTCGCCTCCGCAGTTGTATCCACCGACCCGCCGTACTACGACAACATCGGCTATTCCGATCTCTCCGACTTCTTCTACATCTGGCTGCGACGTTCTCTGCGTGGCATCCTGCCCTCGCTCTTCGGCACCGTGCTCGTGCCGAAGGCTGAGGAGCTGGTCGCGAACCCGTATCGTCACAATGGCAAGAACGGGGCCAAGGAGTTCTTCGAAGACGGCTTCCGCGACGTGTTCAAGCGGGCACGGGAGTCCGCGAGCGAGGAGTACCCGATCACGGTCTACTACGCGTTCAAGCAATCGGACACAGACGATGATGGCCAGGCGTCCTCCGGTTGGGAGACGCTCCTCGACGGCATGGTGCGCAACGGTTGGATGATCACGTCCACATGGCCAATGCGAAGCGAATTGAGCAATCGGATGATTGCGAGCGGTACCAACGCGCTCGCGTCTTCCATCGTCCTTTCGCTCCGCCCGAGACCCGAGGACGCGCCGATCACCGATCGGCGCGGGTACATCGCCGCGCTCAAGCGAGAGTTGGGCGATGCCTTGCGCGATCTACAGTCCGGCGGAATCGCGCCGGTCGATCTGCGGCAAGCGACGATCGGTCCTGGCATGACCGTGTTCTCGCGGTACACACAGGTGGTAGAGGCCGATGGGTCGCCAATGACCGTGCGGTCGGCGCTCGCCCGCATCAACGAGATTCTCGACGAGGTACTCGACGAGCAGGAGGGGGACTTTGACCCGACGACACGGTTCGCGATCGCTTGGTACCGCTTGAACAGCTACCGCTCGGGGCCGTTCGGCGACGCCGATGACATCGCGCGAGGGCGCAACACTGCGGTCGCAACAATGCAGCGCCACGGCATCCTGTCGTCTCGCGCTGGCAGAGTGCAGCTCTATAAGCCCGCCAACCTGGACGCGAAGTATGACGTGCTCGCGGACGAGTCGACGAGCACATGGGAAGCGCTCCACCACGCGGTACGGCTGCTCGAGTCAGGAGGGATTATCTCTGCGGGGGTCTTCCTACGCAGCGCCTCGCAGCGTGCCGACGGTGCGGTAGACCTCGATCTCGTGAAGGATCTCGCCTATCTGCTGTTCGAAGTGGCCGAGAAGAACGGCTGGACCAAAGACGCGATCAGCTTCAATGCGCTCGCGACGTCATGGCCGGAGCTCATGGGCGCCGCCCGCGCCGCGACCGGAGAAGCCTTCGTGACATCCACCCTCGACTTCGGAGAGGACGCCTAA
- a CDS encoding AAA family ATPase, whose amino-acid sequence MKFERVDASAFGALRSESLRLSPQLTVIHGANEAGKSTWFAALYAGLVGRRVSRGRGTRTQTEFRRRHKPWTGSQWRAGVVVELASGQRLQIGHDLSTGDVTIKDLTNDRLTSVPRLESQLGLSLSTDGGFDGARLLGLNRESARSTMFVAQADILAVLRNVDELQEYLQRAATSTRADTTAEQALEWVAELRSARVGSPHVGNRPLRATAAALEAARSRHADALDARHRFRALHQSVATLEADVAAVERELTEIALHIEWAAIDELGGRIGRARQWTDEAAALLAEGEPAADDLVARVTTAVEGFKSRGDEPAPPTGPDAATLQVEISNLPEMPEGPRRPEPRATESLRALNEAEAARDTLLVTAPPEPVVAEVAGASSEQLRMLADRLTAVAAPEPPGLRAQIDELRAKVDADRAAHSSRRAAYERASEQYRRTQARYEAERSEYDRALDAYSSEATAYRDERARYDEVRARNEVRQRAHENAARTAEASVSAAKRKRSAGLAILVGGAVGLVIGVVLAVIGLLPVGIAIGALGIAGGVTGVVLARRTDDQAAAIGAELEPLPSVRSEPRPPTPPSAPEPFTLAAPGDAPEAPPALATALTELDRWEESVRSITSARHESEAATSRLGLPADPQQLRALARALDDRDAATLRSAEHTRRLREASEKVATAARTLASASGAEPTEEPAAARREFARYEADCAERDGLAREAERRIDLERALTERREREEAHARAHTTWLQAAAALSEAAQHVGVAGDDALPAVESWLQEQRRRYDVRSATAAVQARLDQLLEGATIEQLEEQRTARASAAGARPAQLMLVTHSQRSGVEAKRDKVREELANIHGRIRETAKTLTSIPEAIEAEARAESAAAAVQNLDSYLALAQTHLEIAKDRAHADIAPVLASTIRPWVPRVTDGRFVDVDIDVDTLMLRAVEQSGRMKDADVLSHGTMEQLFLLLRIALAKHLATGEEIAPLILDDVTVQSDSARTLAILDLLSELSTERQIVLFTQEQEVVDWAAANLPASAVIAL is encoded by the coding sequence CGAATGAGGCTGGCAAGTCCACGTGGTTCGCGGCCCTCTACGCGGGGCTCGTGGGTCGCAGGGTTAGCCGAGGCCGCGGAACGCGCACACAGACGGAGTTCCGCCGTCGGCACAAGCCGTGGACGGGTTCGCAATGGCGCGCCGGAGTGGTGGTCGAGCTTGCTTCGGGGCAACGCCTGCAGATCGGCCACGATCTGTCGACCGGTGACGTCACCATCAAGGACCTCACCAATGACCGGCTCACATCTGTCCCGCGACTCGAGAGTCAGCTTGGCCTTTCGCTGAGTACCGACGGCGGTTTCGATGGTGCGCGACTGCTCGGGCTCAACCGCGAGTCGGCGCGATCCACAATGTTCGTCGCGCAGGCTGACATCCTCGCCGTCCTGCGGAATGTCGACGAGCTGCAAGAGTATCTGCAGCGCGCGGCGACATCGACGCGCGCCGACACCACCGCAGAACAGGCGCTCGAGTGGGTCGCAGAACTGCGCAGCGCGCGCGTCGGCAGCCCGCACGTCGGAAATCGACCGCTGAGGGCGACCGCGGCGGCCCTGGAAGCAGCGCGCAGTCGTCACGCCGACGCGTTGGATGCTCGCCACCGATTCCGCGCGCTTCACCAGAGCGTGGCGACGCTCGAAGCTGATGTCGCTGCAGTCGAGAGGGAGCTCACTGAGATCGCCCTCCACATCGAGTGGGCGGCGATCGATGAGCTAGGCGGGCGCATCGGCCGCGCACGACAGTGGACTGACGAGGCCGCAGCGCTGCTCGCCGAGGGTGAGCCGGCCGCAGACGATCTGGTGGCCCGTGTGACGACGGCCGTTGAGGGTTTCAAGTCGCGCGGAGATGAACCGGCGCCGCCGACCGGTCCGGATGCTGCGACCCTGCAGGTGGAGATCTCGAACTTGCCAGAGATGCCTGAAGGACCACGGCGTCCAGAGCCGCGCGCAACCGAATCGCTGCGTGCGCTGAACGAGGCAGAAGCTGCGCGCGACACTCTTCTGGTCACGGCACCGCCCGAACCGGTGGTCGCCGAAGTCGCGGGAGCCAGCTCTGAGCAGCTGCGCATGCTCGCCGACAGGCTCACGGCCGTCGCGGCACCCGAGCCGCCGGGTTTACGTGCGCAGATCGACGAGCTACGCGCGAAGGTGGATGCCGATCGTGCTGCACACTCGAGCCGCCGGGCCGCGTACGAGCGGGCTTCAGAACAATACAGGCGCACCCAGGCGCGATATGAAGCGGAGCGATCGGAGTATGACCGCGCACTAGACGCGTACAGCTCAGAAGCGACCGCCTATCGCGATGAGCGTGCGCGGTACGACGAGGTCCGTGCACGTAATGAAGTACGGCAGCGCGCCCACGAGAATGCCGCGCGGACGGCAGAAGCGAGTGTGAGCGCTGCCAAGCGAAAGCGGTCGGCGGGTCTTGCGATTCTGGTCGGCGGGGCGGTGGGCTTGGTGATTGGCGTCGTCCTGGCAGTCATCGGACTGCTGCCTGTCGGCATCGCGATCGGCGCGCTCGGGATCGCGGGCGGCGTGACGGGGGTCGTGCTCGCACGGCGTACCGACGATCAAGCAGCCGCCATCGGTGCGGAACTCGAGCCGCTGCCGTCCGTACGCTCAGAGCCCCGCCCCCCTACGCCCCCCTCTGCGCCCGAGCCGTTCACTTTGGCCGCGCCCGGTGATGCACCCGAGGCGCCGCCGGCATTGGCAACCGCATTGACCGAACTCGACCGGTGGGAAGAGTCGGTTCGATCCATCACCTCAGCAAGACACGAGTCCGAGGCGGCGACGAGCCGCCTCGGGTTGCCCGCCGACCCGCAGCAACTCCGTGCACTGGCGCGAGCGCTCGATGATCGGGATGCCGCAACTCTTCGCTCTGCCGAGCACACACGTCGGTTGAGGGAAGCATCGGAGAAGGTCGCCACGGCCGCGCGCACGCTCGCGAGCGCGAGTGGAGCAGAGCCGACAGAAGAACCGGCAGCTGCCCGCAGGGAGTTCGCTCGGTACGAGGCGGATTGTGCCGAGCGAGACGGCCTAGCACGCGAGGCCGAGCGTCGCATCGATCTTGAGCGCGCGCTCACCGAGCGTCGCGAACGAGAAGAAGCGCACGCCCGTGCGCACACGACATGGCTCCAGGCGGCGGCGGCACTCAGCGAGGCGGCGCAGCATGTGGGTGTTGCAGGCGACGATGCCCTGCCGGCGGTCGAGTCGTGGCTTCAAGAGCAACGGCGTCGCTACGATGTGAGGTCGGCCACGGCCGCCGTTCAAGCCCGACTCGATCAGCTTCTAGAGGGCGCCACGATCGAACAGCTCGAGGAACAGCGCACCGCCCGTGCGAGCGCTGCCGGTGCACGCCCCGCCCAGCTGATGCTCGTGACCCACTCGCAGCGCAGCGGTGTCGAAGCGAAACGCGACAAGGTAAGAGAAGAGCTCGCCAACATCCACGGGCGCATCCGCGAGACAGCGAAGACTCTGACTTCCATCCCTGAGGCGATCGAAGCCGAGGCACGAGCTGAGTCCGCAGCGGCCGCCGTCCAGAATCTCGATTCGTACCTGGCGCTCGCCCAGACCCATCTCGAGATCGCCAAGGATCGTGCGCATGCCGACATCGCACCCGTGCTCGCCTCGACGATCCGTCCCTGGGTACCGAGGGTGACGGATGGTCGGTTCGTCGATGTCGATATCGACGTCGACACTCTTATGCTGCGAGCCGTGGAGCAGAGCGGCCGCATGAAGGACGCGGACGTGCTTTCACACGGAACGATGGAGCAGCTCTTCCTCCTCCTGCGAATCGCACTCGCGAAGCATCTCGCCACCGGCGAGGAGATCGCTCCGTTGATCCTCGACGACGTCACAGTGCAGTCCGACAGCGCTCGCACCCTCGCCATCCTCGACCTCCTGAGCGAGCTGAGCACCGAACGCCAGATCGTGCTCTTCACGCAGGAGCAGGAAGTCGTCGACTGGGCGGCTGCCAACCTCCCCGCCAGCGCGGTGATCGCGCTTTGA
- a CDS encoding Swt1 family HEPN domain-containing protein — protein MATSNRDRIGRMFEIMSPALDDFITRTVEPVIGDTDWTELVRLVDTSKGASSAKKYDRSDPQVQLRFITENIAGRAKSGWFPFDGVLSHQHKAYASELRSTRDEWAHLKPFDDDTAYRSLDTARLLMAAIGSASAADEIDGVRLDLRRLTADKQDKKSLKNSVVVPDVAGLAPWRSVLKPVDEVATGNFQSSEFAADLYKVARSDASLSSEYSDPRDFFARTYLTEGLRDLISRGVKRLSGDTNASPVINLQTNFGGGKTHSMLALWHLAGGLPLGSFPQEAQELLSASGYPEAGFALPRVALVGNHIAPQGEQKVGGPRVQTIWGELAWQLGGQDAFDLVAEHDAAGTNPGAALHTLLAKYSPAVILVDEWVAYARQLYGREDLAGGTFDTQFTFAQSLTEAAKSTPGVLLAISIPASHDGDDSAGTIAGAAEEVGGSNGVEALKRLQNVVRRVADQWRPATGDEAYRIVKQRLFEPEDATAIAQINVTAKQFVDFYAKNASDFPKEARDPAYGERIRRSYPLHPELFDRLYEDWSSLERFQRTRGVLRLMNAVIHALWVGEDQGPLILPGSIPLADAQVNPELTQYLQDSWKAVIDADVDGPNSEPAKLDGEKTLFGQRSITKRLARTVFFGAAPTIGTAQKGIDTQRVFLGTAVPGDVVGNFHSALAQLGDRATYFYAGAGKYWYDTQANITRRAKDAADALHPEDVWLEISRRLRQSEERKPGEFAAVHVAPGDTGDIPDTEQARLVVIHPRHAHKRGSKDSAARVFAQQATERRGTANRTNRNMVVFVAPDADRLAELEASVRQYLAWNKIVTEANDLNLTPQQLQQAAGRRDQESGTVDGRLAQTYVWILNPANPVTDGAFEIEEIKADGQAASLADRAAKKLGSMGLYGTQHAAGVVRHALDAKVPGVWKSGHVSVGDVWSLYAQYPYMPRLRDREVFIDSLHNMPMLWEKEGFALATSWNTSEERYVGLHLPGDAGSVVINDTTLLVKPQIAIDARRSEVVVPPDLPPGPGPGPGPDPVIVDPPIVVPEKKTTRYVGSVELSSERYANDFAKIANEVIANLASVPGGRLRLALSIDASAAEGFTEQQIRTIRENASTLKFTTNEFEKD, from the coding sequence ATGGCGACATCCAATCGTGACCGCATCGGCCGCATGTTCGAGATCATGTCACCGGCGCTCGACGACTTCATCACCAGGACCGTGGAACCGGTCATCGGCGACACGGACTGGACGGAGCTCGTCCGCCTCGTCGATACAAGCAAGGGGGCGTCATCGGCCAAGAAGTACGATCGCAGCGATCCGCAGGTGCAACTCCGCTTCATCACCGAGAACATCGCCGGTCGCGCGAAGTCGGGGTGGTTTCCTTTCGATGGCGTCCTCTCGCACCAGCACAAGGCGTACGCGAGCGAATTGCGGTCGACTCGCGACGAGTGGGCGCATCTCAAGCCGTTCGACGATGACACCGCCTATCGCAGCCTCGATACCGCGCGTCTGCTCATGGCGGCGATCGGATCGGCATCTGCGGCAGATGAGATCGACGGCGTCCGCCTGGATCTTCGCCGGCTAACTGCTGACAAACAAGACAAGAAGTCGCTCAAGAACTCAGTGGTCGTTCCTGATGTCGCGGGCCTTGCGCCTTGGCGCAGCGTACTCAAGCCGGTTGACGAAGTGGCGACGGGCAACTTCCAGTCGTCCGAGTTCGCCGCCGACCTCTACAAGGTTGCCCGTTCTGACGCGTCATTGAGCAGCGAGTACTCCGATCCTCGCGACTTCTTCGCCCGCACCTACCTCACCGAGGGTCTGCGCGACCTGATCTCGCGCGGAGTGAAACGCCTGTCGGGCGACACCAACGCATCGCCGGTGATCAACCTGCAGACGAACTTCGGCGGCGGCAAGACCCACTCGATGCTCGCTCTATGGCACCTCGCGGGCGGGCTGCCCCTTGGATCGTTCCCGCAGGAGGCCCAAGAGCTGCTGTCCGCGTCGGGCTATCCCGAAGCCGGCTTCGCGCTGCCTCGGGTCGCGCTCGTCGGCAACCACATCGCTCCGCAAGGCGAACAGAAAGTCGGCGGGCCGCGTGTCCAGACGATCTGGGGCGAGCTTGCCTGGCAACTTGGCGGGCAGGACGCGTTCGACCTCGTCGCCGAGCATGATGCGGCCGGTACGAACCCAGGAGCCGCGCTCCACACACTGCTGGCGAAGTACTCACCGGCCGTCATCCTGGTCGATGAGTGGGTCGCCTACGCGCGCCAGCTCTACGGCCGTGAGGACCTCGCCGGCGGCACGTTCGACACGCAATTCACATTCGCGCAGTCACTCACCGAGGCCGCCAAATCGACGCCCGGGGTGCTTCTCGCGATCTCCATCCCGGCTTCCCACGATGGCGACGACAGCGCCGGCACCATCGCCGGCGCAGCAGAAGAAGTCGGCGGCAGCAACGGCGTGGAGGCGCTCAAGCGCCTCCAGAACGTAGTTCGTCGTGTGGCGGATCAATGGCGCCCGGCCACGGGTGATGAGGCGTACCGCATCGTCAAGCAGCGTCTCTTCGAACCTGAGGACGCCACCGCGATCGCACAGATCAACGTGACCGCGAAACAGTTCGTTGACTTCTACGCGAAGAACGCAAGCGACTTCCCCAAGGAGGCCCGCGACCCCGCGTATGGCGAGCGGATCCGCCGCTCGTACCCCCTGCATCCTGAATTGTTCGATCGCTTGTACGAGGACTGGTCATCGCTCGAGCGCTTCCAGCGCACCCGCGGCGTCCTCCGCCTCATGAACGCGGTGATCCATGCGCTGTGGGTCGGCGAAGACCAGGGACCGCTCATCCTTCCCGGATCGATCCCCCTTGCTGACGCGCAGGTCAACCCCGAGCTCACACAGTACCTGCAGGACTCGTGGAAAGCCGTCATCGACGCGGACGTGGACGGTCCTAACTCGGAGCCGGCCAAGCTCGATGGAGAAAAGACTCTGTTCGGTCAGCGTTCGATCACGAAGCGTCTCGCGCGCACGGTGTTCTTCGGCGCGGCGCCGACCATCGGTACTGCGCAAAAGGGAATTGATACGCAGCGCGTGTTCCTCGGCACCGCCGTGCCCGGCGACGTTGTGGGCAACTTCCACTCGGCGCTCGCGCAGCTCGGTGACCGTGCGACCTACTTCTATGCCGGCGCCGGCAAGTACTGGTACGACACACAGGCGAACATCACTCGCCGGGCGAAGGATGCCGCGGACGCACTCCACCCCGAGGATGTCTGGCTCGAGATCTCTCGGCGCCTTAGGCAGAGCGAGGAGCGCAAGCCAGGCGAGTTCGCAGCGGTGCACGTCGCTCCAGGTGACACGGGCGACATCCCCGATACCGAGCAGGCCCGCCTCGTTGTGATTCATCCGCGACACGCGCACAAGCGGGGTTCGAAGGATTCCGCGGCCAGGGTCTTCGCGCAACAGGCCACCGAACGTCGCGGCACTGCCAACCGCACAAACCGCAACATGGTCGTGTTCGTGGCACCCGATGCCGACCGGCTCGCCGAACTTGAGGCATCCGTTCGCCAATACCTGGCGTGGAACAAGATCGTGACCGAAGCGAACGACCTCAACCTCACGCCGCAGCAGCTGCAGCAGGCCGCCGGGCGACGCGACCAAGAGAGCGGGACCGTCGACGGGCGGCTCGCGCAGACATACGTGTGGATTCTCAATCCCGCCAACCCGGTGACCGACGGCGCATTCGAGATCGAGGAGATCAAGGCGGACGGTCAGGCCGCGTCACTCGCGGACCGGGCCGCGAAGAAGCTCGGCAGCATGGGGCTGTACGGCACCCAACACGCTGCCGGAGTGGTGCGCCATGCACTCGACGCGAAGGTGCCGGGAGTCTGGAAGTCCGGGCACGTCAGCGTGGGCGACGTGTGGTCGCTGTATGCGCAGTACCCGTACATGCCCCGGCTACGCGACCGGGAGGTGTTCATTGATTCTCTGCACAACATGCCGATGCTCTGGGAAAAGGAGGGCTTCGCCCTGGCGACTTCGTGGAACACGAGCGAGGAGCGGTATGTCGGGCTGCATCTTCCAGGAGACGCCGGATCGGTCGTGATCAACGACACGACCCTGCTCGTGAAGCCGCAGATCGCGATCGATGCGCGACGAAGCGAGGTCGTTGTTCCACCGGACCTGCCGCCGGGTCCGGGACCTGGGCCTGGGCCTGATCCGGTCATCGTTGATCCGCCGATCGTCGTGCCCGAAAAGAAGACGACCCGCTATGTCGGCAGTGTGGAGCTGTCTTCTGAGCGGTACGCGAACGACTTCGCGAAGATCGCGAACGAAGTGATCGCGAACCTTGCGAGCGTGCCGGGCGGGCGGCTTCGCTTGGCCCTCTCGATCGACGCCTCAGCGGCGGAGGGATTCACCGAGCAGCAGATTCGAACGATTCGCGAGAACGCGTCGACTCTAAAGTTCACGACGAACGAGTTCGAAAAGGACTGA